A window of Sphingorhabdus lacus contains these coding sequences:
- a CDS encoding ketosteroid isomerase-related protein, whose translation MPDVRETSMALIERYYTAFNAMDIEGILACLTDDVAHDINQGDRESGKDAFRAFLGRMDHAYSEQLKDIVIMTSPDGARAAAEFMVHGIYKVADEGFPAAHGQSYTLPAGGFFEIRDGKIARVSVYYNLADWIAQVS comes from the coding sequence ATGCCAGATGTCCGTGAAACCTCTATGGCCCTGATCGAACGCTATTATACCGCGTTCAATGCCATGGACATTGAAGGCATTTTGGCCTGCCTTACCGATGATGTTGCCCATGACATCAATCAGGGCGATCGCGAAAGCGGCAAGGATGCATTTCGCGCCTTTCTGGGCCGGATGGACCATGCCTATAGCGAGCAGCTGAAGGATATCGTCATCATGACCAGCCCGGACGGCGCACGTGCGGCCGCCGAATTCATGGTGCACGGCATCTACAAGGTTGCCGACGAAGGTTTCCCGGCGGCGCACGGCCAAAGCTATACTCTACCTGCTGGCGGCTTCTTCGAAATCCGCGACGGAAAGATTGCGCGTGTTTCGGTCTATTATAACCTTGCCGACTGGATCGCCCAGGTTTCATGA